The following proteins are encoded in a genomic region of Vanessa cardui chromosome W, ilVanCard2.1, whole genome shotgun sequence:
- the LOC124542513 gene encoding uncharacterized protein LOC124542513 codes for MDIKRRKLCSNEDNIVRCSAVENIENVTLQENQFHSQQLHIYEQRNECITPEVILHRNTAIPGDGNCLFHSLISVLQLNIESCDLRNQLRDSPYLNSCHNPQEAYNILSSSNGYGDLDCLYLFSKMYNQNICVHYCFYNITTTNEDTIFCHFKANDTQNWIHLHLREQHFTPFYEVSDLLETVQDATQNEAHVDANIELLRDNYDEDPTEDNHNNHGNEIGIDREDRIGENNTDFIDDDTIPVYTNYRKHSTSHIDFYNEFTSNSFGHSCIICDRLWWKGDLKKSTSKHESILKTILQNYIPGEIVQVCSTCYTSLQKERIPLMSTYNGFAYPKLPSHLPTLNLIEQRLISPRIPFMQIRRLRHVNGQYGIYGQIINVPVEVNTMVKQLPRNIEDDHCFYVHLKKKLIHKTSYVHGLINKSHIKEWLSYLVSTPLYIYHDIKIDESFFTGNERTSQLNMDEISEHVPIEDNLVAQQQTLLWNDDYFLSIAPGEYNRPISILMDEHAEELSFPTIYGGQFRTYRDGVIVTPFMQATSELRRTDRRATDPQHLLYIAAKIMRLRVSKCVNVAFKHVGQGTSITKETIQSEEYINNCLETNLAFLRCIPNSAWFWSDRKKDVFAMIRQLGPPTTFMTLSANETGWENLLKLLYKLKNEGTEISGELLAEMSYVHKAQLVNEDAVTCAIYFNKMVNCLLKILQSKKRNSFGKYRVIHYFKRIEFQHRGSPHAHILLWLDNVPEDLSSNDPEVIKLIDELVSVSASEASGNIKLVTHKHTFTCYKKMDPNKKQECRFGAPFMPTKKTINLIPMKNTDPDYSEALFKEYKERFKFIKNNLENIDYTDFDEFYSHNGIISDDHYYDIIRAGISRPKLFYKRTPAEKWHNTFNPFVLHHLKSNMDFQIILDEYACATYVVEYVNKHSRGISNLQRQIIDIMDEHPEFDIVDITKKMSIDILQSVEMPAQEAAWYLLREPMAKSSVVTVYIPTVFPTERARIRKSMKELEALDDDCTNVWKENWLDKYEKRPEELRDVTLAQFVAKYYLNTKGTYTKRDTAKIIRYRNYNMADNYNDYRREMVLLHVPFQSEENDIIAENKFIQIYEDNKDTILERRKEFESNLDIEKTLEICRQLCRENDEEQEDEELLRAVDILHERDPYDLLLRDPNSTANVDLQNASLHKLGAVAKKRENLMDYQQFYNLMRMANDQQRDILMTIIHHLQTSIQEPFQIFFTGPAGTGKSFVIKLIMEIYNRYTDNDGYCNAYITCASTGKAAVAIDGTTVHTALKISLSKLLPLSSETLQLYRSLFRYVRVLIIDEISMVSAELLHKIDNRLKQITGKNTDFGSIDVILIGDLRQLPPVRSTPIYKTIRTSMIGPHLWRKLKFYQLTTVMRQANVAFSQVLTKIGNGDVLDEHEFQLIESRFFKKEDVATLCPDGIKWVEKKGKKQPL; via the exons ATGGATAT aaaaagACGAAAATTGTGCAGTAATGAAGACAATATCGTGCGATGTAGCGctgttgaaaatatagaaaatgtaaCGCTACAAGAAAATCAATTTCACAGCCAACAACTTCATATTTATGAACAGCGTAATGAATGCATTACTCCTGAAGTTATTCTACACAGAAACACAGCAATTCCTGGCGATGGTAATTGTCTATTCCACTCGCTCATAAGTGTTTTGCAACTTAATATTGAGAGTTGTGACTTGAGAAATCAGTTGCGCGATTCACCCTATTTAAACTCCTGCCACAATCCGCAAGAAGCATATAACATTCTATCCAGCAGTAATGGTTACGGAGATTTGGATTGTTTGTACTTATTCTCTAAAATgtacaatcaaaatatttgtgtacattattgtttttacaaCATAACTACAACGAATGAAGACACTATCTTTTGTCATTTTAAAGCGAATGATACACAAAACTGGATTCATCTTCATCTTCGTGAACAACATTTCACACCTTTTTATGAAGTATCAGATTTATTGGAGACAGTACAAGACGCTACCCAAAATGAAGCCCATGTTGATGCCAATATTGAACTATTGCGTGATAATTACGATGAAGATCCTACAGAAGATAACCATAACAATCATGGAAATGAAATTGGGATTGATAGAGAAGATCGAATTGGTGAAAATAATACGGATTTCATTGATGATGATACTATTCCAGTTTATACAAATTATCGTAAACACAGTACAAgtcatattgatttttataacgAATTTACGAGTAATTCATTCGGTCATTCTTGTATTATTTGCGACAGACTATGGTGGAAAGGAGACTTGAAAAAGTCGACCAGTAAACATGAAAGTATTTTGAAAACAATACTACAG aattacatACCTGGTGAAATTGTTCAAGTCTGCTCTACGTGTTATACATCTCTGCAGAAAGAAAGAATTCCTCTCATGTCAACCTACAATGGTTTTGCATATCCGAAACTTCCATCACATTTACCAACGTTAAACCTTATCGAGCAACGGTTGATTTCCCCGAGAATACCGTTCATGCAGATTCGTAGACTGAGACACGTTAATGGTCAGTACGGTATTTATGGCCAGATAATTAATGTACCTGTTGAAGTTAATACAATGGTGAAACAATTGCCAAGAAACATTGAAGATGACCATTGCTTTTATGTGCATTTGAAAAAGAAGTTGATTCACAAAACTAGTTATGTCCACGGGCTTATAAATAAGAGCCATATTAAAGAGTGGTTGTCGTATTTAGTATCTACGCctctttatatttatcatgaCATTAAAATCGATGAATCTTTTTTCACGGGCAATGAACGTACTTCGCAATTGAATATGGATGAAATAAGTGAACATGTGCCAATTGAAGACAATTTAGTTGCGCAGCAACAAACTCTTTTGTGgaatgatgattattttttgagTATAGCACCCGGTGAATATAACAGGCCAATCAGTATTTTAATGGATGAACATGCGGAAGAACTATCTTTTCCGACAATCTACGGCGGTCAGTTTCGAACATACAGAGATGGTGTTATTGTTACTCCGTTCATGCAAGCTACCAGCGAACTTCGGCGTACTGATAGGCGTGCTACTGACCCACAACACCTTTTATACATCGCTGCTAAAATCATGAGGTTGAGAGTTAGTAAATGTGTCAATGTTGCGTTTAAGCATGTTGGACAAGGTACTTCAATTACAAAAGAGACCATTCAATctgaagaatatataaataattgtttagaaaCAAATCTCGCATTTCTTCGCTGCATACCAAATTCTGCTTGGTTTTGGTCAGATCGCAAAAAAGATGTTTTTGCAATGATCAGGCAATTAGGGCCACCAACTACTTTTATGACTCTCAGCGCCAATGAAACTGGCTgggaaaatttattgaaattattgtacaaattaaaaaacgagGGAACGGAAATTTCAGGTGAGTTATTAGCAGAAATGAGTTATGTGCATAAAGCTCAACTTGTGAATGAAGATGCCGTAACTTGTGcaatctatttcaataaaatggtaaattgtCTGTTAAAAATTTTGCAATCAAAGAAAAGAAATTCATTCGGAAAATATAGagtaatacattatttcaaaagaaTAGAATTTCAACATCGTGGTAGCCCACATGCTCATATTCTTCTTTGGTTGGACAATGTTCCTGAAGATTTATCAAGTAATGATCccgaagtaattaaattaatcgacgAATTAGTTTCTGTGTCAGCGTCAGAGGCGTCTGGAAATATAAAACTagtaacacacaaacacacattcacgtgttataaaaaaatggatcctaataaaaaacaagaatgTCGATTTGGTGCACCATTTATgccaacaaaaaaaactattaatttgatacCTATGAAAAACACTGATCCCGATTACTCAGAAGCACTTTTCAAAGAATATAAGGAAcgatttaagtttataaaaaataatctcgaAAATATTGACTACacagattttgatgaattttacTCGCATAATGGTATTATTTCTGATGATCATTACTACGATATTATTCGTGCTGGTATCAGTAGACcaaaattattctataaaaggACACCAGCCGAAAAATGGCACAACACTTTTAATCCATTCGTATTACATCATTTGAAATCCAACATGGATTTTCAGATTATACTAGATGAATATGCTTGTGCAACATATGTTGTTGAATATGTCAATAAGCATAGTAGAGGGATAAGTAATTTGCAAAGACAAATAATTGACATAATGGACGAGCATCCAGAATTCGACATTGTCGATATCACGAAAAAAATGAGTATTGACATACTTCAGTCTGTTGAAATGCCGGCACAAGAAGCTGCTTGGTATTTATTAAGAGAACCTATGGCTAAGTCATCGGTGGTGACAGTCTACATTCCAACGGTATTTCCTACTGAACGCGCAAGAATTAGAAAATCTATGAAGGAGCTTGAAGCGTTAGATGATGATTGTACGAACGTTTGGAAAGAGAATTGGCTTGATAAATATGAGAAACGACCTGAAGAACTCCGCGATGTTACGTTAGCACAATTCGTTGCAAAATATTACCTAAATACAAAGGGGACTTACACTAAAAGAGACACtgcaaaaataataagatacagGAACTACAATATGGCTGACAATTACAACGATTACAGGCGTGAGATGGTTCTGTTGCATGTTCCTTTTCAAAGTgaagaaaatgatattattgcTGAAAATAAGTTCATTCAAATATACGAGGACAACAAAGATACGATATTAGAACGTAGGAAAGAATTTGAATCAAATTTGGACATAGAGAAAACTTTAGAAATTTGTAGACAGTTGTGCCGAGAAAACGATGAAGAACAAGAAGACGAAGAATTATTAAGAGCGGTTGATATATTGCATGAAAGAGATCCTTATGACTTATTGCTACGCGATCCAAACTCAACTGCTAACGTTGATTTACAAAATGCATCTCTGCATAAACTTGGCGCTGTAgctaaaaaaagagaaaatttaaTGGATTATCAACAATTCTATAATTTAATGCGGATGGCCAATGATCAACAAAGAGATATTCTTATGACTATAATCCATCATTTACAAACTTCAATTCAAGAAccgtttcaaattttttttacggGACCAGCAGGTACGGGAAAATCATTCGTTATCAAACTGATTATGGAAATTTACAATAGGTACACTGATAATGATGGTTACTGCAATGCCTATATTACATGTGCTTCAACCGGCAAAGCTGCCGTGGCCATTGACGGTACAACTGTTCATACAGCGCTGAAAATTTCTCTTTCAAAACTTTTGCCTCTATCATCAGAAACGTTGCAATTGTACAGATCTCTCTTCAGATATGTCAGAGTACTGATCATTGATGAAATTAGCATGGTTAGTGCTGAACTTCTACATAAAATCGATAATCGTCTAAAACAAATAACAGGCAAAAACACAGATTTCGGAAGTATAGATGTTATTTTGATCGGAGATTTACGGCAATTGCCACCAGTAAGATCGACACCAATTTACAAGACGATCAGAACCAGCATGATTGGGCCGCATTTAtggagaaaattaaaattttatcaactcACCACAGTAATGAGACAAGCTAATGTTGCATTTTCACAAGTTTTGACAAAAATAGGTAATGGAGATGTACTAGATGAGCATGAGTTTCAACTTATTGAATCGAGATTTTTCAAAAAAGAGGATGTTGCTACATTATGTCCTGATGga ATAAAGTGGGTagaaaaaaaaggcaaaaagCAGCCGCTCTAG